A window of Ovis canadensis isolate MfBH-ARS-UI-01 breed Bighorn chromosome X, ARS-UI_OviCan_v2, whole genome shotgun sequence contains these coding sequences:
- the SMIM9 gene encoding small integral membrane protein 9, with amino-acid sequence MTPPVQTKQPCKEPREKPSGLGTGESVEALKLLSITFLLCSLTCLLLETVASSVSPLSAFRVQDQDALPQHSVGVFAVMMKVPASIGPKILVEENSRSWLSNFKDYLCDLIRSHIPPAAIFIFLIMSAVLGTLCCLTVLIGEPVQ; translated from the exons ATGACTCCTCCAGTTCAG ACAAAGCAGCCTTGCAAAGAGCCAAGGGAAAAACCATCTGGCCTTGGCACAGGGGAATCCGTAGAAGCCCTGAAGCTGCTGAGCATCACATTTCTGCTGTGctctctgacctgcctcttgctgGAGACTGTTGCTTCCTCTGTGTCACCTTTATCTGCCTTCAGAGTACAAGACCAGGATGCCCTGCCACAACACTCAGTGGGTGTGTTTGCTGTTATGATGAAAGTTCCAGCCTCCATAGGACCTAAGATTCTCGTCGAAG AAAATTCCAGGTCCTGGCTGAGCAACTTCAAGGATTATCTCTGTGATCTCATCAGGAGCCACATCCCTCCAgcagccatttttatttttcttatcatgTCAGCAGTACTGGGGACCCTCTGCTGCCTCAC TGTTCTAATAGGTGAACCTGTCCAATGA
- the H2AB1 gene encoding LOW QUALITY PROTEIN: histone H2A-Bbd type 1 (The sequence of the model RefSeq protein was modified relative to this genomic sequence to represent the inferred CDS: substituted 2 bases at 2 genomic stop codons), with protein sequence MPRERGHXRSSRRHSRTACAELSFSVSHVERLLREGHYAQRLSSSAPIFLAAIMXHLTTKVLEPAGNEAQNSGQRCITPELVDIAVHHNVLLSGSFGMTTISLVAPARH encoded by the coding sequence ATGCCCAGGGAAAGGGGCCATTGAAGGTCGTCTCGTCGCCACTCCCGCACCGCCTGTGCCGAGCTGTCTTTCTCCGTGAGCCACGTGGAGCGCCTCCTGCGGGAAGGCCACTATGCCCAGCGCCTGAGCTCGTCCGCACCCATCTTCCTAGCAGCCATCATGTAGCACCTAACTACCAAGGTCCTGGAGCCGGCAGGCAACGAGGCCCAGAACAGCGGTCAGAGGTGCATCACCCCAGAGCTGGTGGACATAGCAGTCCACCACAACGTTCTGCTCAGCGGCTCTTTTGGGATGACAACCATCTCCCTGGTGGCCCCAGCCCGGCACTAG
- the LOC138930382 gene encoding 40-kDa huntingtin-associated protein-like: protein MAASAASLGGGGAGPGPEPGDFLARYRQVSNKLKKRFLRKPNVAEAGEQFAQLGHELRAQECLQYAAWCQLAVARCQQALFHGPGEALALTEAARLFLRQERDARQRLDSHAAAGEALQAAAAALGAAVRLHLELGQPAAAAALCLELAAALRDLGQPAAAASHFQRAAQLQLPQGPLAALQALGHAASCQLLVRDYSGALALFTHMQRLARELCGLPPQPPLPQPAASGPPLPLLLPGAGPPAAAAPATLGAFADVLVRCKVSRVLLLLLLQPPPAKLLPEHAHTLEKYAWEAFDGHGQDSSGPLPEELFLLLQSLVMATHERDMEAVKSLQVEMWPLLSAEQNHLLHLVLQETVSPSGQGI from the coding sequence ATGGCGGCTTCCGCGGCCAGcctgggcggcggcggcgcgggcccGGGGCCCGAGCCAGGGGACTTCTTGGCCCGCTACCGCCAGGTGTCCAACAAGCTCAAGAAGCGGTTCCTGCGGAAGCCGAACGTGGCGGAGGCCGGCGAGCAGTTCGCCCAGCTCGGCCACGAGCTGCGCGCCCAGGAGTGCCTGCAGTACGCGGCCTGGTGCCAGCTGGCGGTGGCGCGCTGCCAGCAGGCGCTCTTCCACGGGCCCGGCGAGGCGCTGGCGTTGACCGAAGCTGCGCGCCTCTTTCTGCGGCAGGAGCGCGACGCGCGCCAGCGCCTGGACAGCCACGCCGCCGCCGGGGAGGCCCTGCAGGCCGCTGCCGCCGCGCTGGGCGCCGCCGTGCGCCTGCACCTGGAGCTCGGGCAGCCGGCCGCGGCCGCCGCGCTCTGCCTCGAGCTGGCGGCCGCCCTGCGCGACCTAGGCCAGCCGGCCGCCGCCGCCAGCCACTTCCAGCGCGCCGCGCAGCTGCAGCTGCCCCAGGGGCCCCTGGCCGCCTTGCAGGCGCTCGGCCACGCCGCGTCCTGCCAGCTGCTGGTGCGGGACTACAGCGGCGCGCTGGCACTCTTCACGCACATGCAACGCCTGGCACGGGAGCTCTGCGGTCTCCCGCCGCAGCCCCCGCTCCCGCAGCCCGCCGCCTCCGGCCCTCCGCTCCCGCTGCTCCTGCCCGGCGCGGGGCCGCCGGCTGCCGCCGCCCCGGCCACGCTGGGCGCCTTCGCCGACGTGCTGGTCCGTTGCAAGGTGTCccgcgtgctgctgctgctgctcctgcagcCGCCGCCCGCCAAGCTCCTGCCGGAGCACGCGCACACCCTGGAGAAGTACGCCTGGGAGGCCTTCGACGGCCACGGGCAGGACAGCAGCGGCCCGCTGCCCGAGGAGCTATTCCTGCTGCTACAGTCCTTGGTCATGGCCACGCACGAGAGGGACATGGAGGCCGTCAAGTCGCTGCAGGTGGAGATGTGGCCCCTGCTGAGCGCCGAGCAGAACCACCTCCTGCACCTCGTTCTGCAGGAAACCGTCTCCCCGTCGGGCCAGGGGATCTGA